The stretch of DNA GAATCAACGTCATTGGTACAATTCAAGCTTATCTTGATAAACTTGGGATCGGAAAGATTGTCACGGTTAGTGGTCGTTACTTTGCGATGGATCGCGACCGCCGTTGGGATAGAGTCAAAAAAGCTTATGACGTAATGACTCAAGATGATCAGATCGACGACCGTTCAGCTACAGAAGTATTAAAAAGTTTTTACGCTCAAGACATTACAGACGAATTTATTCCCCCAACTAGAATTGCTCCTGGAGCAGTAGAATCAGGAGATGGAATAATTTTTTATAATTTCCGTCCAGACCGAGCTAGACAACTAACCTATGCGTTTGTACAGCCTGATTTTAATGGTTTTGAACGGGAATTATTGATTCAACCTCTTAGTTTTGCAACTTTTACTCAGTATGACCCCAACTTATCAGTAGAAGTAGCTTTTAAACCTCAAAACCTCACTAATATTTTGGGTGAAGTGATTGCCAATCATGGATTAAAACAGTTTCGTACCGCAGAAACGGAAAAATATCCTCATGTAACCTATTTTTTCAATGGAGGTTTAGAAATACCTTTTGAAGGTGAAGAGAGAGAATTAATTCAAAGTCCAATGGTGTCTACCTACGATCAAGCACCAGCTATGTCAGCAGATTTAGTAACTGATGCTGTTTGTCAAGCAATTGAGAAAGAAATTTATTCTCTAATTGTAGTTAACTATGCCAATCCTGATATGGTAGGACATACAGGTAATCTAAATGCAGCAGTTGAAGCGATCGAAACTGTAGACCGATGTTTGGGAAGAGTGTTTGAAAGCACGATTAAAGTAGGTGGTACAATCCTGATTACTGCAGATCATGGTAATGCCGAATATATGAGAGACGAAGCAGGTAATCCCTGGACGGCTCATACTACCAATCCTGTACCTTTTATTCTGATAGAAGGAGAAAAACGTAAAATTCCAGGACACGGCGCAGAAGTACCGTTAAGAACAGATGGAAAATTAGCTGATATTGCACCGACAATTCTAGAGATTTTACAATTACCTCAACCAAAAGAAATGACTGGTCGCTCTTTGATTGAATCGGCAGAATATCAAGTTAAACAAAATCGTACTCCAGTGCGGATTTCTTTGTAAAAACTAAAGCTAATTATTGTTGAGGATTAGGGATAAACTTAGACGAACTTAGCTGTTAACTAAAACTATCCTTTTTTCCTCGGTTCTGTCATCAAATCAGAGCCTTACTAGCTTACAATAACTAACAGTTAATTTATTAAGAGTAAAATTTAAAATCTTATTATGCAAGTAGATCGCTTAGTTGAAATTATTTGGTTAGTTTCTGCAAGTTTATTAGTAGTACTTGTTTTACTTCACTCTCCTAAAGGCGATGGTTTAGGAGGTATTGGTGGACAAGCACAATTGTTTACCAGTACTAAAAGTGCAGAAAAAACTTTAAACCGTATTACTTGGGCATTAAGTCTTACTTTTATTGCCTTAACTATCGTTTTGAGTGCTGGTTGGTTAGGTTAATTAATTAAAAAACTAGTAGTTTAATTTCTTTTTGAAAATTATAGATTCAAGAATTAAAGATTGTTTTTGATAAATTATTGACGCTATTGAATTAATTAGCGTCTTTTTTTATTTTTTGGATTTAATATAATTTGAGTAGGGATAATTCAGTAATTATCCTAGATCAAGCTTCAAAATTAATTGACTCTAAACTTGCCAACACTGTTTTGTAACTGCTGAGAAATAGACAGAAGTTCTTGAAATGAGCCAGAAACATCGGTAGCAGAAGAAGAAGTTTCCGAAACAATAGCTGCTACTTGTTGAATAGTTTTCGTAACAGTTTGACTAGTTTGAGATTGTTCTCTTAGTGCTAGAGCGATCGCTTCAACTAACTGATTAACTTCTTCACTAGTAGTAGTCAACTGTTGTAAAGAACTACGAGTTTGTTTCATTAATTGACTTCCAGCTAGTACTTCCTTACTACTTTCTTCCATTGCTCTAACAACTTTATCAGTTTCGGCTTGAATTTCTAACACTAATGCTTCGATATCGGTAGCAGTTTGAGCAGAGCGTGATGCTAGAGATTGTACTTCATCAGCAACCACGTTAAAACCTAAACCTTCTTCCCCTGCACGTGCTGCTTCAATAGAGGCGTTAACAGCTAAAACGTTGGTTTGGAGGGCAATTTTACGAATTAATTCAACTGCTTTAGAAATTTTCCGAGAAGCTTTACCCAATCGTTTAACTTGTTCTTTGGTGGCGGAAGTAGTTTCTCCTAAAGCTAAAATTCTCTCTACTGTTTCGTTAATTGCTTGGTCACCTTTTTGAACTTTTTCGTTGGTTTGTTTAATAATGATTTCAGCTTTAGCTGCTCTACTCGCTAATGTATCCATTGATTTAACCATCATTTCAATTCGATTGAGAACGAATGAAATTTCTTCTTTTTGATAAGAAGTTCCTGTTGCTAATTTCGCGATCGCATTTTCATTACGATTAGTAGTTTCTGCTACAGTTTGTGTCGCTGCTTTGACTTGAGCAACAATTTTTTCTAGATTTTCAATAATCGAGTTATAAGAATTTGCTAGTAAACCTAGTTCATCATCAGTAACGGTAGCGCGGATGGTTAAATCTCCTTGATTAACTGGCTTCAATTGTTCTTGTAATTGTTGTACTCGTTGCTGGAGTTGTTCTTTAGCAATTTGTTGTTGGTTTAAAAGTTTGTTAAGTTCCGCAGTTCGTTGTTCGACTTTGGTTTCCAAATTGTCAAAATAATTTTGTAATTGACGTGCCATTTGATTAAAAGAACTTGCTAAAGCTCCAATTTCGTCTTGACTAGAGACATAAGCTTGATAATTGAAATTTCCATTAGCTATCTCTTTGGCTGCTTGAGTCAGTGATAAAATCGGTGAAGTAATCCGACGAGAAAACCAATAAACACTTAATAATAATAAAACTGAAGAACCTAAGCTAATTATAAAAATTTGACTAGCGATAATTCTAGCAGGGACAAAAGCTTCTTTTTGCTCGATTTCTGTTACTAAAGCTAAATCTTGCTCATCAATCCAACGATAAATACCAAGAACTGATTTGCCATCATGATTTTTATACAATCCTTGACCATCTTGTTGAGCAATAGCAGCATCGATAGCAATGCTAGTTAAACCTTGAGAATATCGGTTATTTTCTGAAGCAGTTGCGGAAACAAGAGTATTTTTTTGATTTAATTGACTGATTAAATAAGTTTTTCCGCTTTCTCCTAAGTGAGTTTGTTTTTCAACAAAATAATTAATTGTATCTAAATTAAGATTAACTGCCAAAATACCAATACGTTGTTTTGCCTGATTAAAAATTGGTGTAGCTAAAGTAACTGTAAATTTTCCTGTGGTAGGAGATTGGTAGAAAATTGGCTTAACTTTAGTTTTTTCAGCTTTAAAATAAGTAATATTATTATCTAGAGGTTGAGATTTACCTTCTAAACTTTGATTAGTAGAAAAAGCAACCAGACCATTATTAGTAAGCAAAGAAATTTCTTGTAAATTTGGTTTGATTTTAGTTAAATTTTTAAAATATTGAGTCAGATTTTGATAAGCAACCTGAGTTTCTGGATTGGAATTTTTGGCAGTAGGATTTTTAAATAATAATTCTGCTTGTTTGCTTATTTCTGGTAATTGTGCCGATAAAAGAACATCTTGACGCTGAATTGTGAACCAATTGTCGATTTCTTCCTCTTGAATTGACGCTGTAGCACTCAAGCGCTCAAAAACTGATTTTTCAATTGCTAGTTTAGCTTGGTAATAAGCATTTAAAGCAACTACACCTACTGTAGTTAAAGACAAGAGCGAAAAAGAAATAACCAGTTTAGATAACAAAGATTTTTGCACAGGACTAATCATAGATTTTCTTTTAAGACTGAGAGCAACAGAGATTTAAAACAATTCAAAAGGGTTGATTTTGCTAAGATAGAGTAAATATTAGCTTTTTTTTGGGAAATTTTATCAATCTTTTTTTATCCTTTAAAATAAAGCAGTATAACCATAAGTATCTGTCTACACTGCTAATAATTCCCGAAAAACTCAGCAAACTATCATAAGACTTCGGTATCTTTCGGTGTTGCATGGGGTTGACTCAAAGAAATAACCCCACGTAAGCTAAAAAAAATTCTCTTGGCAATTGCCAAGAGCGATCGCTAATTAACTGTTGAAAACATGAACATCCTTGTGGTGGAAGACGAACTAGAAATTGCTCAACTAATTAAACAAACTTTAGAACAAGAATCTTTTTCCTGCGAGCTTGCTCACAATGGGTTAGTTGCGTTAGAAAAGTTTCAGCAGCAACAACCAGATTTAATTATTTTAGATTTAATGCTTCCTGGTTTAGATGGTTTGGAATTATGCACTAGAATTCGTCAACAATCTCATCACAAAGATCCTTACATTTTGATGCTAACTGCTAGAGGAGAGGAAATTGATCGCGTTATTGGTCTTTCTACAGGTGCAGATGATTATTTAGTTAAACCTTTTAGTCCCAGAGAGTTAGTCGCTAGAGTAAGAGCTTTATTAAGACGTAGTTTGCGTCATGGTAATTCGACATCTCAGATTTATCAAAGCAAGCATTTTACCCTAGATTTAGACCAGCATCTGGCAACTCGGCAACTGAATCAAAATTCAGAAACTTTGGATTTAACTACTTTAGAATTTAATCTCCTCGCTACTTTTATGAGTTATCCAGGTCGCGTTTGGAGTCGTACCCAACTAATCGATCAATTATGGGGAAATGATTTTTTTGGTGATGAACGAGTAGTAGATACTCATATCCGACGTTTACGGAAAAAGATTGAACCTGATGCTGCTCATCCTACTTTTATTAAAACTGTGATTGGTGTTGGTTATAAGTTTGAGGACTAATTTTTGATTTGTTATCTGAAGGCAAGATTAAGTATATTACTATATTTTTTAAGATTTGTAGTGCTTGATACAGCGAAATTTCTAGCAATTCTCTTGATTTTTGTTCTATAGTTATAGATAAGAGCTTTAAATTTCTAATCATAGATTATTCCGGTGACAATTCATGAGCCTTGCAACCTTATCTCCATCCCCTTCTATTAACTACTCACTCGACATGATTAAAGACGAAGCACGTCAGTTGGTAGAACAAGGGATTATCAGTCGTCAACAACCTATTTACGTACTTTGTCAGTATATTCCCGCGCGCGAATGGGTTTGTGTTGAGTGCGAATTAGAAAAGTGTGATTATCTTTTAAGAGATCCAATCGGTGAATTAATTGCTTACGAAGACTGGGATAATGATTGATATTTAAACAACAGAAGATTAAGTTTTGGAAATTAATTTTATTAAACAAATATAACATCAACATAATCGTAGAGAACCTGGACACCCAGGTTTTTTTTAGGAGGGAATAATATTTAAAAAAACATAAAAATATTATTGTTTATTTACAAAATTGCGACAAAAAGTAACTTACAATACGGAAAAATATAGATTTTATTGGTAACCCTTTTGCCTTAATATCTAATATTAGGGTGTTTGATTAATAGGTTTAACCCTTATGAGTATTAATGCAACTTTGACGGCTTCGGCTTCACCGTTTCGCTATTCGATCGAGACGATTAAAGATGAAGTAAGGCAACTGGTAGAGAGGGGGATCATCAAAAAAAACCAACCTCTCTACGCTCTTTGCCAGTATTTACCTGCTCGTGAATGGTTGGGGATAGAATCTGAATTGGAAAGATGTGACTATCTTTTACGCGATCGCATTAGCGATCTATTAAGTACAGAAAGATGGGACAATGATTAATCTGGCTGTTTAGCAAGAAAAGTAATTTTACCTAATCATTTATATCAAGTCCGTTAACCCGTCTCAATAAATTTACTTGCTTCTAACTTGTCTTTTTCTCCTGCCTCCTGTCTTCACCCACCAATAACATAATTATTCAACAGAACATGATATTAGTTTGGTTTTTCTGATTGACGCAGCTTTTCTAGTTCATTTCTCAGAGCTATAATTTGTTCGGTAAGTTCTTGTAATTCAGATTGAACTTTATTGTCAGTTGGACTGGGGTTAGATACGGTTTCAGTAGTGCTTTGAGAAGTTGTTGCAGTTTTTTGCCATCCACGTTGACTAAGAAAGGTTTCGAGGTTTCTTCTAGCTTCTTGTTCAGTAATTTGACCTTTTTCAGCCCATTTGCCAGTTTTTTCGCTCAACTCTGTTTGTAAATTAGAAATAGTTTCAGTGCGTTTTTGAGGATCGGCAAAAGTTTCACATAAATCTGTTGCTGCTCCTACAGCTACATGGAAGCCTTGTTGCACAAATTGAAAAAGATTATTGTTGTTCATGATGATTTAGATTAATCAGAAATCTAGGGAGCTAGTCAAAAATATTTTATCTATCCTAGTTGTTCTAAATACAGATTTACATCTTCAATTAATTGAGTCAATTCAGCTTCACTGGTGAGCCGAATGCGATCGTCACGAACAGTTAATAAGACTTTAGCAGCAAAAGGACTGGGATAAATATTAGGATTACAAAACACTTCTAAAAACACTTCCCCAGTGTAACGATACTCCATTGAAGGTTGAGGTTGAGGTTTACCACCGCTACCAGCAGCAGCATGAGAGGCAACTGTTTTGAGACTCTGCATTAAAATAGTAATCTCTTGTTGTAAGTTTTTAGCTGCTTCCCCATCAAAACTAAAGCTGATCGAACCCTGAATTAAATTGAGTGTTAATCGTGTCATTGTCATAGATTTTAATAATTGAGGTTAATGCTAAAAAATTTCATCGATTCACCGTCAAAATTTACCAGAGAATCAGCCAAACTAAGACAATCTTTGAAAAAGATCTCAATAAATTAACATATTTATTTTGATTAAAGAGAAATCAAACTATTAGCTGACCGAGGCTGACAAGATTTTTATTTTACGATTTAAAGTATTAATTTGTTTCATTTTATTATTGTCATGCCAGATCATCGTGCTAAAATTCGCCAAGTTCTTTGGATTACTTTGTTACTTAATTTATTTGTAATGGGTTTAAAAGCAGTAGTAGGTTTTGCTACGGGTTCTCTTAGTTTACAAGCAGATGCTTTACATAGCGTCACTGATAGCCTTAATAATGTTTTAGGTTTAGTAACTAATCGTTTTTCGTCTCCTATTCCAGATAGAGAGCATCCTTATGGACATCAAAAGTTTGAGGCAATTGGTGCTTTAGGTATTGCTGCTTTTTTAGGTATTGCTTGTTTTGAAATTCTTAAAGGTTCAATAGAGCGCATTTTTATAGGTATTACTCCCATTCAAATCTCAATTGCTGAATTATGGTTGTTATTGATAGTTTTAGGGATAAATATTTTTGTCGCTTTTTATGAACGTAACGTAGGGAAAAGGATTGGCAGTCCAATCTTAATTGCTGATGCCAAACATACCATGAGTGATATTTGGGTAACTATATTAGTATTAGCTGGTTTGCTTGGAGTTTCTCAAGCTAAGACTTTGAATTTACCTCAATTACAATGGTTAGACGTGATTTTAGCTTTTCCTGTGGCAATCTTGGTTTTTTATAGCGGTTGGACAGTTTTAAAAGATAACTTACCTTGGCTAGTAGATCAAATTGCGATCGCGCCTGAAGCAATTCACCACATTGTCATGGAAGTACCTGGGGTGATCAATTGTCATGATATTGCTTCTCGTGGATTGTTGGGAAGACAGGTTTTTATCGAGATGCATCTAATAGTCGATGCGTCTGATGTAGAAACTGCTCATCAAATCACTGAAAAAGTTGAAACTCGATTACAAGAACGTTTTAACCCCGTTAGAGTTTTAATTCATGTCGAGCCACCAAATTATCAATCAAATCAAATTAGCTTTGGGATTGAAAATCAATCACTATAAACTGATATTTCATTATAAATCTTTTTCCCCAAAAAAATTGACTTTTCCACAGATTTAACCAAGTTTTCCACAGGAATTAACCAAAAAATTCATTTATTTAATTAAGAAT from Stanieria cyanosphaera PCC 7437 encodes:
- the gpmI gene encoding 2,3-bisphosphoglycerate-independent phosphoglycerate mutase; this translates as MVQAPVAPVVLAILDGWGYRESKEANAIATAQTPIFSSLQAAYPSTLIRTSGKDVGLPDGQMGNSEVGHLNLGAGRIVPQELVRISDAVEDGSLFSNSVLVKICEQVRSRGGKLHLIGLCSEGGVHSHLDHLLGLLDLAKLNAIADVCVHAITDGRDTNTTEGINVIGTIQAYLDKLGIGKIVTVSGRYFAMDRDRRWDRVKKAYDVMTQDDQIDDRSATEVLKSFYAQDITDEFIPPTRIAPGAVESGDGIIFYNFRPDRARQLTYAFVQPDFNGFERELLIQPLSFATFTQYDPNLSVEVAFKPQNLTNILGEVIANHGLKQFRTAETEKYPHVTYFFNGGLEIPFEGEERELIQSPMVSTYDQAPAMSADLVTDAVCQAIEKEIYSLIVVNYANPDMVGHTGNLNAAVEAIETVDRCLGRVFESTIKVGGTILITADHGNAEYMRDEAGNPWTAHTTNPVPFILIEGEKRKIPGHGAEVPLRTDGKLADIAPTILEILQLPQPKEMTGRSLIESAEYQVKQNRTPVRISL
- the secG gene encoding preprotein translocase subunit SecG — protein: MQVDRLVEIIWLVSASLLVVLVLLHSPKGDGLGGIGGQAQLFTSTKSAEKTLNRITWALSLTFIALTIVLSAGWLG
- a CDS encoding methyl-accepting chemotaxis protein; this translates as MISPVQKSLLSKLVISFSLLSLTTVGVVALNAYYQAKLAIEKSVFERLSATASIQEEEIDNWFTIQRQDVLLSAQLPEISKQAELLFKNPTAKNSNPETQVAYQNLTQYFKNLTKIKPNLQEISLLTNNGLVAFSTNQSLEGKSQPLDNNITYFKAEKTKVKPIFYQSPTTGKFTVTLATPIFNQAKQRIGILAVNLNLDTINYFVEKQTHLGESGKTYLISQLNQKNTLVSATASENNRYSQGLTSIAIDAAIAQQDGQGLYKNHDGKSVLGIYRWIDEQDLALVTEIEQKEAFVPARIIASQIFIISLGSSVLLLLSVYWFSRRITSPILSLTQAAKEIANGNFNYQAYVSSQDEIGALASSFNQMARQLQNYFDNLETKVEQRTAELNKLLNQQQIAKEQLQQRVQQLQEQLKPVNQGDLTIRATVTDDELGLLANSYNSIIENLEKIVAQVKAATQTVAETTNRNENAIAKLATGTSYQKEEISFVLNRIEMMVKSMDTLASRAAKAEIIIKQTNEKVQKGDQAINETVERILALGETTSATKEQVKRLGKASRKISKAVELIRKIALQTNVLAVNASIEAARAGEEGLGFNVVADEVQSLASRSAQTATDIEALVLEIQAETDKVVRAMEESSKEVLAGSQLMKQTRSSLQQLTTTSEEVNQLVEAIALALREQSQTSQTVTKTIQQVAAIVSETSSSATDVSGSFQELLSISQQLQNSVGKFRVN
- a CDS encoding response regulator, with the translated sequence MNILVVEDELEIAQLIKQTLEQESFSCELAHNGLVALEKFQQQQPDLIILDLMLPGLDGLELCTRIRQQSHHKDPYILMLTARGEEIDRVIGLSTGADDYLVKPFSPRELVARVRALLRRSLRHGNSTSQIYQSKHFTLDLDQHLATRQLNQNSETLDLTTLEFNLLATFMSYPGRVWSRTQLIDQLWGNDFFGDERVVDTHIRRLRKKIEPDAAHPTFIKTVIGVGYKFED
- a CDS encoding DUF4327 family protein, yielding MSLATLSPSPSINYSLDMIKDEARQLVEQGIISRQQPIYVLCQYIPAREWVCVECELEKCDYLLRDPIGELIAYEDWDND
- a CDS encoding DUF4327 family protein, which gives rise to MSINATLTASASPFRYSIETIKDEVRQLVERGIIKKNQPLYALCQYLPAREWLGIESELERCDYLLRDRISDLLSTERWDND
- a CDS encoding restriction endonuclease subunit S domain-containing protein; this translates as MNNNNLFQFVQQGFHVAVGAATDLCETFADPQKRTETISNLQTELSEKTGKWAEKGQITEQEARRNLETFLSQRGWQKTATTSQSTTETVSNPSPTDNKVQSELQELTEQIIALRNELEKLRQSEKPN
- a CDS encoding cation diffusion facilitator family transporter, whose amino-acid sequence is MPDHRAKIRQVLWITLLLNLFVMGLKAVVGFATGSLSLQADALHSVTDSLNNVLGLVTNRFSSPIPDREHPYGHQKFEAIGALGIAAFLGIACFEILKGSIERIFIGITPIQISIAELWLLLIVLGINIFVAFYERNVGKRIGSPILIADAKHTMSDIWVTILVLAGLLGVSQAKTLNLPQLQWLDVILAFPVAILVFYSGWTVLKDNLPWLVDQIAIAPEAIHHIVMEVPGVINCHDIASRGLLGRQVFIEMHLIVDASDVETAHQITEKVETRLQERFNPVRVLIHVEPPNYQSNQISFGIENQSL